Proteins co-encoded in one Deinococcus arcticus genomic window:
- a CDS encoding F390 synthetase-related protein, translating to MNPLLVLHAALDDARLTFHSRAALDAHQNRLAHDHLRWVAAHSPAVAARFRAAGLPLARWRELPPTTKPQMLASFDTLNTAGVTLAQALATARQAEQTRDFTPRLATRRGPVTVGLSTGTSGTQGVFLVGEAERARWAGTVLRALLPGGWRGLTRRHRVAFFLRADSPLYRSVGSRRLEFRFFDLLRPVPELARELAAFRPTLVVGPPAVLRAVQAAGAQVQVQRVVSVAEVLEPDDAAPLRAWGPVVQVYQATEGLLGLPCEHGELHLTEAHVHFDLEEVGGGLVRPVITDLRRRVQPFVRHRLDDLLRLHPEPCPCGRAARRVAAIAGRQDDALQLPGPGGQTVTVWPDFLRGALAALPGLRDYRAEQTGAAALTLALDPWTPELAAQARAGVDAALRRSGADPARVTLSTAPLPPPLPGTKRRRVHRRWRPHPEETP from the coding sequence ATGAATCCCCTGCTTGTGCTGCACGCTGCGCTGGACGATGCCCGGCTGACCTTCCATTCGCGCGCCGCCCTGGACGCCCACCAGAACCGGCTGGCGCACGACCACCTGCGCTGGGTGGCAGCCCACAGCCCGGCGGTGGCGGCGCGCTTCCGGGCAGCGGGGCTGCCCCTGGCCCGCTGGCGCGAGTTGCCACCCACCACCAAGCCCCAGATGCTGGCCAGCTTCGACACGCTGAACACGGCGGGGGTCACCCTGGCCCAGGCGCTGGCCACTGCCCGGCAGGCCGAGCAGACCCGTGATTTCACGCCCCGGCTGGCCACGCGGCGTGGGCCAGTCACCGTGGGGTTGTCTACCGGCACCAGCGGCACCCAGGGCGTGTTTCTGGTGGGCGAGGCCGAGCGGGCGCGCTGGGCAGGCACGGTGCTGCGCGCCCTGCTGCCCGGCGGCTGGCGCGGCCTGACCCGGCGCCACCGCGTGGCCTTTTTCCTGCGCGCCGACAGCCCGCTGTACCGCAGTGTGGGCAGCCGGCGGCTGGAGTTCCGGTTTTTCGATCTGCTGCGGCCAGTTCCCGAACTGGCCCGTGAACTGGCCGCCTTCCGCCCGACCCTGGTGGTGGGGCCGCCGGCCGTGCTGCGCGCGGTGCAGGCGGCGGGGGCCCAGGTGCAGGTCCAGCGCGTGGTCAGCGTGGCCGAGGTGCTGGAGCCCGACGACGCTGCGCCGCTGCGCGCCTGGGGCCCGGTGGTGCAGGTGTACCAGGCCACCGAGGGGCTGCTGGGGCTGCCCTGCGAACACGGCGAACTGCACCTGACGGAAGCCCACGTGCACTTTGACCTGGAAGAGGTGGGCGGCGGGCTGGTGCGCCCGGTGATCACCGATCTGCGCCGCCGCGTGCAGCCCTTCGTGCGCCACCGCCTGGACGACCTGCTGCGGCTGCACCCAGAGCCCTGCCCCTGTGGCCGCGCCGCCCGGCGGGTGGCGGCGATTGCGGGGCGTCAGGACGACGCCCTGCAGCTGCCCGGCCCCGGGGGGCAGACCGTGACCGTCTGGCCCGATTTCCTGCGCGGCGCGCTGGCCGCGCTGCCGGGCCTGCGCGACTACCGCGCCGAACAGACCGGGGCGGCGGCCCTGACCCTGGCGCTGGACCCCTGGACCCCCGAACTGGCGGCGCAGGCCCGCGCCGGGGTAGACGCCGCCCTGCGCCGCAGCGGCGCCGACCCCGCCCGGGTGACGCTGAGCACCGCCCCGCTGCCGCCGCCGCTGCCGGGCACCAAGCGCCGCCGGGTCCACCGCCGCTGGCGCCCCCACCCAGAGGAGACCCCATGA